Proteins from one Candidatus Methylarchaceae archaeon HK02M2 genomic window:
- a CDS encoding heme-binding protein: MVEKAKYDIIKRLNKIEIRRYRSLVIARAEGYGDKGFNILFRFITGHNKQKTKVEMTAPVISERIAMTAPVISDTNSIAFIMPEIYNIETTPYPLDERIKIMEVPERLVAALRFSGRWSESIFNKRSKELLEELTKANIKTKGNVFSMRYNAPYTPWFLRRNEVAIEVSNNPLT, translated from the coding sequence TTGGTTGAGAAAGCAAAATACGATATTATTAAGAGATTAAATAAGATAGAGATAAGGCGCTATAGAAGTTTAGTTATTGCACGGGCTGAAGGTTATGGTGATAAAGGTTTTAATATTCTTTTCCGCTTCATTACTGGCCATAATAAGCAAAAAACAAAGGTGGAGATGACTGCTCCTGTAATATCTGAGCGAATTGCAATGACCGCTCCTGTAATATCAGATACTAACTCTATAGCTTTCATAATGCCTGAAATATATAATATTGAAACAACACCATATCCTCTTGATGAGCGCATCAAGATAATGGAAGTTCCAGAGAGGCTTGTAGCAGCTTTGAGATTCTCAGGCCGTTGGTCGGAATCAATTTTTAATAAAAGATCAAAGGAATTATTAGAAGAGTTAACGAAGGCAAATATAAAAACCAAAGGTAACGTTTTTTCAATGCGATATAATGCACCTTATACGCCTTGGTTTTTACGCAGAAATGAAGTTGCCATAGAAGTTTCCAATAACCCTTTAACCTAA